The genome window TTCCTTATGAGCGGTATGCTTTTTGCAGAACCGGCAGTATTTCTTATACTCCACCCGGTCGGGGTGTTTGCGCTTGTTCTTGGTGTTGTTATAATTCCGGCGTTTGCAGTCCACGCAGGCCAAGGTGATTATCTCTCGCATTTCATTATCCGATTCTTTAATTTCCGATTAACTACTTGCCTGTTTGCGATTTTCCAAACAGTTATTCCATTATCTCGGTGACGGTCCCGGCGCCCACTGTGCGGCCGCCCTCGCGGATGGCGAACTTCAGGCCCTTCTCCATGGCGATGGGGGTCAGCAGGTCGCCCTCGATGGTGACGTTGTCCCCCGGCATGATCATCTCCACCCCCTTG of Candidatus Edwardsbacteria bacterium contains these proteins:
- the rpmG gene encoding 50S ribosomal protein L33 is translated as MREIITLACVDCKRRNYNNTKNKRKHPDRVEYKKYCRFCKKHTAHKETR